The window TCGTCAAGAAGTCCACCCACCCGGTGTCCTCATCCTCAAACTCGCCGAGGAACTCCAGCATCTCCATGCTTGGCTGCTCGTCCCCGGTCTCGTCTTGCGCGATAGCGTGCGCGGGTAGCGACAGGAGCAGCGTTGCCGCCCCGATCGCCAGAAATTTCCTCATGCTCCACCCCTTCTGCCAACCACTCGTAGAACTCCATCTCTTCGTAAAATTCGAGGGACTCTTCCCCGGCAAGGATATCCAGATCAGCCACGAACTGGTCGGTGTGCACCTGCGGCTCGCGCAGCAACATCACGCCTACCAGCACGGCGGCGGCAAGACCCACGGCCGGAGAGCCCCAGGCCAGCAGCCTGTGGCGTCTGCGCTTTTTACGCAGGCCTTCGTCAAGGGCTGCATTGCGGGCGCGGGCCAGCTTCGAGAGCGTGGCCGCGTCCAGGTCACGGACGGAATCGTCCAGCACCTGCCGCGCGTTCTCTATGAATTGCTTATCCTTGTCCATCATGGCCAATGGTCCCCAAGTTGGTCCCGCAGCGTATGCACGGCGCGGGAGTAGTGGGTTTTTACCGATCCTTCAGAGCAGCCCATGGCCTGGGCCGTCTCCGCCACACTCATCTCTTCCCAGGTGCGCAACAGGAACGCCTGCTGCTGCCGTTGGGGCAGGGTCTTGACCACCGTCTCCAGCAGTTCAAAGGCGTCCCCCACCTTGGTGGCGTGCTCCGGGTCGATTCCGTTCTCATCGGGCATGGTCTGGATGGGATCGACGTCGACCCCGTCGCTGTCCTTGTCCGAGGAGAACCACATCCGCCATTTACGGCGCACCGTCCGTTTCCGGTACAGGTCTTTGATGCGGTTGTTCAGGATGGTGTAAAAGAGCGGTTTCCACTGTTCTTTCGGCTTTGTGGCATATTTGTCCACAAACTTGAACATGGCATCCTGCACGAGATCAAGAGCATCATCCGGATGGCTGCATTGCATCAGCGCCATCCGGTATGCTTTTCCTTCGATGGATTTCAGGAACGATTCCATGTTCAAAGTCCCAAAAGAACAGTTTGAGAGTTATCATATCGGGGCCCGACCCGTTCGGGCCCCCAAATAATCTGGCTAATAATTTTGAGCGTTTCCACGTCTGGAGCCGCCACTTCCGGCGGTTCCACTGGTGCTGCTGTTGATGCAAGAGCCCTGCCTCATCTGACGGCTATTATTCCCACGAGCGCCCTGGCGAGCCTGGCTCTGACGTCCTTGATTTTGTCCGTTGTACGCCCTTTGTCCGGACTGGTCACCCCAGTTGCATCGTTGGCCGTTGTTTCTGGCGTAGAGTTGTCCGCTGCTTCGGTTGTTTTGAAACCCGTTAGGGTTGATGCTCCCGGTATAACCTTGCCGGGCACTTTGGCGACTATTGGCTCGGCGGTCCATGCGATTGTCGATGCGTTGACCCTGCCTGTCCATGCGGTTGTTGATGCGTTCGCCCTTGTTGTCGAGCTGTGCATTGATGCGATCACCCTTGTTGTCCAGCCGCTGGTCGATTCGATCGCCCTTGGTATCCAGATATTCGGCTCGCTTGTAGTTGCCGTTTTCTGCCGCCTGTTCGGCCATGGCGTCATACCGGTCATTGATGCGGTCGCCTCTGACATCCAGATCATGGTCGATGCGGTTGCCTTTGATGTCCAGATTGTTTTCGATCCGGTCTCCCTGGATGTCATACCAGTTCTCGATTTGGTCGCCGGGATCGGCCTGTGCTGATGTGGCGAGCAATATCAGAGCCAGAAATACGATCATGGTTAAGGACTTCATTTCAATCTCCTCTGTGTAAGAAGGTTTCTGCGCGCGTATATTGAGTGAAACGCCTTGCGTCATCTCCGGTTGACAGGGAAATGAAAGAAAAAGGAGACCGCCCCGGAAACCCGGAGCGGTCATGGGCGGGTGGAGCCCGTTATGAGGAAACAGGGATGGCCGTCGCCGCCCCTTAATCCAAATGTTAGTGATACTTATGCCAGTGGCGGGCAACGTACGCTTTGTGGGCGGCAACCTTGGCTGCATGGCGTACCTCGTGCCGTTCGATTTTGACGGCGCGGGCGGCCGCAGCAGCGTCCATAGCCGCCTCGATGCGGTCTCCCTTGGCATCCAGCGCGATGGCTTGGGCAATGTTGCCGTTCAGCGCAGCGGCCACGGCCAGCTTGTCATAGTAGTTGTTGATCCGGTCACCGGGATCGGCAATAGCGCAGGTTGCGGTCAGGAGCAGCGCAAAAACGGTGCTGAGAAACATGGTGGTCTTCATAATCTATTCTCCTTGTGCAGTGGATTTTCATGCATCGTTACTCCCTTCAAACGGCGGGTTTTGCCATCGGTTGACCGGGAAAAATGAAAAATACGCAACCCAACGGAGACATGGCTTGCTCCATTTCTCTGGATGGCCTAGTTTACCGGCATGACTCTCTCCCGCCGCACATTTATCTCGTCCATGGCAGGCCTCGCGGCCATGCTGACAACAGGCGTTCCTGCGCTGGGCGCCCCGCAGCTGTATGCCGTGAAGGGGACGGTCATCTCCGGTGACGGGACACCGCCACTTGTTGATTATGCGCTGCTGGTGGACGGCGACCGCATCAGTGATATCGTGCCGGTCAACATGGTTGGGGACAGGGAGATCATTGGGCCGGACAAAGGTTTCATCCTTCCGGGCATCATCAATTGCCATTGCCACCGAATTCACGACAATGAGGAGCGGCGGGAGCGTTAC of the Pseudodesulfovibrio sp. zrk46 genome contains:
- a CDS encoding RNA polymerase sigma factor, which translates into the protein MESFLKSIEGKAYRMALMQCSHPDDALDLVQDAMFKFVDKYATKPKEQWKPLFYTILNNRIKDLYRKRTVRRKWRMWFSSDKDSDGVDVDPIQTMPDENGIDPEHATKVGDAFELLETVVKTLPQRQQQAFLLRTWEEMSVAETAQAMGCSEGSVKTHYSRAVHTLRDQLGDHWP